Genomic window (Deltaproteobacteria bacterium):
AGAGAAGTACCAAGTTGGCGACATCATCCGCGGTAAGATCCGTAACATCACCGACTTCGGTATCTTCGTTGGTATCGAGGACGGCATTGACGGCCTGATCCACATCTCCGACATCAGCTGGACTGAGCGGATTCGCCACCCTGGCGATCTGTTCAAGAAGGGTGACGAAGTTGATGCCAAAGTTCTGCAAATCGATACCGAAGGCGAGAAGTTCTCGCTCGGCATCAAGCAGCTCAGCGCTGATCCGTTCGTTAAAGCTTCGCAGGAGTTCCGTCCTGGCACCAAGGGCCGCGGCAAAGTTACCAAAGTCACTGACTTCGGCGCCTTTGTTGAAATCGTCCCTGGCGTTGAGGGCATGATCCACGTCAGCGAACTCGCTGATGAGCAAGTGGCTAAGCCAGGTGACATTGCGAAAGAAGGCGACGAGCTGGACTTCGTGGTACTCGCTAGCGACGCCGACGAGCGTAAGTTCTCGCTCAGCCGTAAGGCCTTCCTCCGCAACCTGCAAGGTGATGCTCTCCGTGAGTACATCGGCACCGTTGCTGAGCCGAAGACCGGTTTGGCCGACGCTTTTGCTAAGGCGCAGGCAGCACGCAAGGATACTCCTACCGAGTAATCTTGCCCGGACTGGCTGAAGATCTGTTAAAGTCTTCTTAAGACCCGTCCTCCTTCATCCCTAACCATCGGTGTTAGGGATCTGATGGGAGGGCGGGTTTTTTAAATTTTGCGGAGGTGTGTGTCACGATGCGTTTTCTGTCCCGCCTGGCTAACTTCTGGTTACTCATCACTTTCGTAAGTTTCACCGCGTACTTTGCTGTTTACAATCACGATCGGGTCAGTCTACATCTGCCGCCATGGATCGAGCAGATCACGATGCCCGGGTATATGGTCCATCTTGGCTTCTTTTTCGGCGGAGCAGCGGTTGTGTCCGTTTATTTCGGCATCGATAGCCTGCGTAAGGCACTCATCATCCGCCGGCTGCGCCGCCAACTCCGCGACCATGGCATCGAAGGCATCGAAGATATGGCGCCGCGCCTTGAGCGCGGCAGAGCATCAATGGAATCAGGAGAGCCCACACTTTGACAAATAGCCTCAGCCTTGCCCGTGAAGTAGCCTATGACGCCTATGTGCGGGTCATGGATTTTGGCGACGCGCCCGAAGATGCGACGGAGGCCCTTTACGCCAAGCACGGTGCGGCTTTGACTCGCCTGGACCGCAACTTCATCAAAGAACTCCTCTTTGGCAGCCTGAGGTGGCACTCGAAGATCCTGTGGATTCTGCAGAACACGGCAAAGCGCGACCTTAAACAGGCTACTCCCGAGATCCGGGCCGCCCTTGTGGTCGGTACCTATCAGATCTTCTACATGGACCGTGTACCCGACCGGGCAGCAGTCAACGAAAGTGCCGAGTACATCCGCAAGAAGGGCCAGGCACAGGCCGTGTCTTTCGTTAACGGGATACTGAGACAAATAGCCAGGCGCGCCGAGTACTTCGCCAAGCCGGATAAGCACACAAAGCAGGTCGAGTACCTTTCTCTCCAGTTTGCACATCCCGAGTGGCTGGTACGACGTTGGCTCAGCCGGTTTAAGTTTGACCGGATGGAGAAGATGCTGGCTGCCAACAACCAGCCGCCGCCTTGGACGGCACGCGTCAATCAGCTGAAGACGCCGCTGACTGACGTCTACCTGCTCCAGCAGCAGCTACTACGTGAGGAAAAGGCTCACAGTGAGCGGCGGCCGCTACGCTCGTCTGTTCACCTTAAACAAGCCCCAAGCCTCCAAGATGGCTCGCTATTTCAGCGCGGCCTGTTAACGATTCAAGATGAATCGTCGCAGCTCATCGGTCTTCTGGTCGATCCCCAACCTGACGAACGCATTCTTGATTGTACCTGCGGCCCTGGCGGCAAGCTGACGCACCTTTACGAGCTGTCTGAGGGCAAGGCCCACCTGACGGGAGTAGAAAAGCATCCCACCCAGATGGAGAAGGCTAAGGAAACTTGGACCAGGCTTGGCCACGGCGCTATCACTTGGGTTCAGTCGGACCTGCTGGAGTTTAAGCCTGAGCAACGCTTTGACAAGGTGCTGCTGGACGCCCCGTGCAGCGGTCTGGGCGTGCTCCGGCGCCACCCGGAGGGCAAGTGGCACAAGCGTGAGAGCCTCATTGGCACCATGGCCGAACTCCAAAAACGTCTGCTCGCGCATGTTCTGGACCACCTGCTCAAGGCCGGTGGCGAGCTCGTCTACTCCGTCTGCTCCTTCGAGCCGGAGGAGAGCGAGCAACACGTTGCCTGGATCAGGGAAAAATATGGTGATAGAATCGAACTATTATCACCGGTTCCTCGGTTGCCGGATTATTTTAAGCGGTATGTGACGCGCGATAATCTGTTTCAAGTCTACGCTGGCAACCAAGATGAGATGGATGGATTTGCTGCTTTTATCGTCAGATTGAAGTGACAGGGGGGCCTGCGGCGCCTCCGCAACGAAGGGGGCTCGTGCGTTTCCAATTTGCCATTGCTAGGGTGTTTGCTGTGAGTATGGCGCTTAGCTTTGGCATTACTGACAGCGCTCGCGCCGCCGCCCCGCAAACTTACACGAGCTTCAGTGAACTGCGCTCCGAGGTACTTAATATCATCGGTGGCACAGCGCGACGCCTGTGGCTGACAACCGAGTACTTGACCGACGGTGAGATCGTAACGGCGCTCTACGTGGCTCAGTACCGCAAGGTCGACGTACGGATCCTGCTCGGACGTGCCAAGGCCAGCAGCTACATGTCGCGACTGAATTACCTAAAAAATCAGAACATCCCCGTCTTTCTCCGCCCCGACAATTTCAAGCCCAAATCTGTCAGCACGATTCTGAGCGACGACAAGCTGGTTGAAATCGATGGCGAACTTGACTTCATGTCTAAATACAAAAAATTTAATCTAACCGTCGCCGAGCCAGCCGTGGCGCAGGAATACGCCGCAACTTTCGGGGCGGCGGCCGCTCAGCAGCTTCCGGCAAGTCAACGTCCCATGCCGCTAGTAGGTAAACAGAAAACACCGTGGCCAACTACCGACACCTCGCCGCCTCAGCCTGCAGTCAAATCGCGCTTGCCGGTGGTCGGTGACCGCACCGTGCGGGAAGTGGGTGTGGATGATGGGGATACCTATATTTACACCCGCAGGGCCATGCCTAGGCCTGATGGTGTTCCGATCAAATTACCCAAAGAGCTTAAGTGGCAACAACAACGCCCGGCGCGCAGCCACACACCATCACCCGAGCCTGCACCGATCACATTACCGCAGACCCAACCTCCGGCCGCCCGCACGCGGGCGCCTGAATTTGAACCGCCTCCGGGCAACTATTTTGACAGCAAAAACACTGGGGCTCCGGCCCAGGTGCAGCCTATGGTAGGCGGGGAAGACACCAAGCTTCCTAGCGATATTGGTACTAAACGTTCTTCGCAGTTGCTGGAAGATTCCGTCCAAGGGGGAGAGTGACCATGCGTTGGTTTCCGTTGCGCCTGATGTTTGTTGCCCTGATGATCACCGGTTGCACGAATATGTGCGGGGTGAAACGCGCAGCCATGACCCCGGAGCAAGTGGTTGAGGGCTATCTGAATATCGCCCTCAATATGAAGGACGTCGGTGAGCGGGACAAGCTCATGGAGTACACCACCGGCAACCTGCGCCATGCCATCGAAAGCGCCTCGGTGGATACCATAAAAACGGCCTACATTGACCGTCGCTACCAGATCCTCAATTACTCGGTGGTGGAGCGTAAAGACCGGACTCCACGCGAGACGGAGATCAGCTTCCAACTGACGTATAACGACCTCGGTGTTGAAAACAGCGCACCGCAGGACGCCCCCAAGGTGACGACCGAGAACACCGTCTCCGTCATCAAAGCCAATGGCATCTGGATGATCAGAGATGTACTCGGCAACAAAACATCGATCGACTTCCCAGTCTCTGCCGAATCGCGGATCTCGGCCAAACCAGGTCCTGGGATAGACGATCCGACACCGCCGCCCCCGCCGGAAGAGCCAGCTCCGGAGACGACGCCCTAAGGACGGGATCTAGACGTCGGCAGGTGCCCTTTCATCAGTTTTGCCGTTATGAGGCGCGCTGAATCTCAATACCGCCTAGGTAAGCCACCTGATTCATGGTGCCGAGGATTTCGCCCTTGCTGAATGAAGGGCGACGGCCGCGCCGCGACATTCGAATGGCAACAACTTTGTCGTCCTCTGACTCTTTTATTTCGCCCATTTCGATAAGGGCGCGTTCGAGGAATACAATAAACTGCCGCCGAATTTCCTCATCCCCACGAACGGATTCAATCACCTCAGCAAAGACTGGCCAGTGGTGGAACTTCACCACAGCGTTGAGAAGCTCACGCGCCAGGGTCTTGTGGTTCACGTTTGAGACTACGCGCAACATAGCACCCATGTGCTGGATGAAGACCCGCACAGACTGATTAAAGGCTGGATCGTTCTGCTGTGACAAAGCCTCGGCAAAAGTCTGGGCAAACAGACTAAATCTGTCGGGATGTTTAAGAAGGTAAGTCTTAAACGTTTCGTACACAATTTTCTGACTTGCGATATCTGCCTCAAGCACATAAGGCAAATTTTCGACCAGGAATTGGAGCGCAATGGCCTCGCTACGCTTACTAAAGAGCAGGGTAAATAAGTGCTCAAGCACCGTATGGCCAAAACGGGTCATGATGCGGTTCATGTAAGAGCGCTGCGTGCGGCCGTGCTCATAGACACCGAAGTAATGGAGGAGACTCAGTCTGATACAAATGCTGTTGGCGTTACTGACAGACAGGAGATAAGTCGCTGCGTACTCAAGAAACTGCTCGGCCCTTTTAAACTCGCCAGGATAGGCGCGGTTGTACTCTTGGATGCTCAGACCTAGCTCGCAAATCATCGCAACAGCCATTTCGAACATGGCTGCGTCTTTGGACGTCTCGGCTGGATCTGCTGTCAACGCTAACTCGACGAGGAGCCAACATGCATCGTCGCAACCGGGCTGGGCGAAAAACTCTTCGAGAAAACTGTGCAGCAGCTTCTCGGTGCCAGAGCTGGTGAGCCAAATAAGTACGCTCTCGACAATCATTTCCGCCTGCAGACGGTTGCTAGCTCGCTCGACTAAGCGCCGAGCGAAGTGCTTGATGACTTCGGTCTCAGCTTGCTCGTCAAAGAGCTTGCGCAAATTACGTACTTCGCGCCATGCCAACAACACACCAATGTCGATGTGTTCGCGCGCCTCTTCTACCGTTGTTACACCGCGCCAGTTGCGCGGCATCTTTTTTGTCTCTGCCACCGAAAGTCCTCCCGAACGAGAGGCCCGTCAGCCGTTAACGTCACATCACTTTGCTGCCTGTTGCGTCACGGCCTGGGCTCTGTTCTGCCGGTCGATGGCTGCCTGAATCTCGGCGGCCACCGATTGGTCGATTTCATCAAACCTAAGTCCATAACCAACCGGGAATTTCGGGTCGCCGTTGTAACGCACCACTTGGGCCAGCACATTGAATGGACGGGCAAACCCCTCCACTCGTACCGATAACTTGAGTCTCTCACCAACGGCAAAGATCTGGTCGGTTGTCTCTACGAACATCCCAGTTGCCGATATATTGACACCACTGCCGATCACCATCTGAGAGTTATTATGGACCACTACGCGTCCACTGATGGTGGCTCGCGGCGCGGCATCACGGCGCTCCGCTATGGTTTTGAGCACAGCCTGACTGTCGGGCATCGCCGCAGCTGTCAAACCGAGTTCTGCGTGAGTCTCTTCGATTGGACGCCAGTCCTTCCACCCCACCTTGAAAAGATAGGCATCTTGAGGGATCATTTTAGAATCAATCATTTGTTTCAGCTGCAGTACGGCAAAGGGACCCAGCTGTTGCCCATTTTGATACACGTACCAGATTTGTTCGCTCATATGCGCCCCCTGGAAGCCGACGACAAGACTACAACCGCTGATCGGCCTGGGGCGAAAAAAACTTGAGATTTATCTCGTGAGAATCCTGCAACCAACGGAATCTTAATAGAAAACAGTAGCTGCAATGGAGCCCAAAACATGCGTCGATGCAGCACCCTCTGGACCTGTCTTGTTGTAATACTCATGTCTAATGAGACCTGGGCAACACCTACTGTCCCTGCGACTACCAATCCCGAATTTGATGTCACTGCCGAACCAGCGCAGCCGGATTGGCGCTATTTCATCCGGGCCCCCGAAGCCGAACGCGAGAAATTATGGCAATATCAGATACATAGAGGAAAACACCTGCGCCACTGGTCCTGGGGCTGGCGCCTTGGCTGGGTGCGTGCCTGCGCCCGCAGCGACCGCCCCTACTGCCACGGTGTGATGAGAGAGGCGCTCTATGACCGCGCCCTGGTGGTACGTGCCGAGGCGGCGACCAGGCTGGGACGGCTCTATGAGGGCACGCAACGCGAGGACATGATAGACCTCCTGGTGGGCGCCTACAAAGACACCCGCAACCGGCGCCGCGGCAAACCCATGTTTGTCCAAACGAGAATTCTTTACGCTCTGCACCAGATTGGCGGGCCAAAGGCTCGGCTAGTGGGCGACACTCTGTCATCCGAACATGAGCTAGTCCGACGCTACTGGCAGAAGTTGGAGCACATCAATGCCAAGTAGCTCAGACGCTTTGGCTCGCTGCACCCTCATGAGCCTCGCCATTCTGTTTAGCTCTGGCTTTGCGGCACCGCAGGTCTTCGCAGGCACTGTCGTTGAGCAGGAGGTAGACGTCACCGTCAATCAAAAGACGGCCCATTCGACGCAAAAATGGGCGCTCAGTGACGGCAAATTTCAGCTCATCGTCAACACGCAGGGCGACGAAACGCGCTACCTTTTCAACGGGCGGACATTTTACGCCTGCGGCAAGTTGAATGCTGCCCAACTCGCTGCGAGTAAGTCCATCAAAGATCCAAGCGTATTTGCGGCTTACCAGAACGGTACGTGTCTCGTTGTGCCGACTAACTTCATGGTGCGATTTTTCCTCTCGCCGATACCATCAGTCACCTCGGTCGATCGCAGTGATGGCCTGAAACTGACGCTATCGATGAAAGACTACGAACTCGCTCCCAGCACGCAAACTACGACATTTGGCGATCGCTCCTGCACACAGGCCAAACGGAAATTTGCTATTTTCAAAAGCTCGGGCAAAGACCGGACGGCCTCCACAGGTATCGATGAGCAGTTTTGCATCGACACAACGCTACCTTGGCGTCAGTCGCTGTGGTCTGAGGTCACCAAAGCTGTGCTGCGACAGCCGCAGGGCACTGCCATGCTGGCTGCGCTGAGACGTGACGAGCAAGGTATCAAAGGAATGGTCATGGCAGCAGACAGTAAGCAAACCACTACCGACCTCCAAGGACGCAGCTACACCCATCGCATCGTCGTCAAAACCATTGCTGTTAAATCCGCCGCACTTGCTGCCGCCGACTTCAATATTCCTTCCGGCTACAAGTTATTCAGCGACGATGGCCTCCTGCTTGCCGCAGCGCGAGACAGCAAAGACGGCGCGGGAGCTCCCGAAGCCACGGCAGCGCCCGATCAAAATGTTCTAGACATGATGAGCTCACTCATCTTCTGCGCCTTGTCAGGGCCGCTAGCATGCTTGGTGGCGCCCTGACATTAGGCTGAACTGCATTACAGTGAGCCCTGCGCCACCTTGTGAAATCGTCTAACGCACCCACATCTCGATCCATGTGACGTACTCATAGTTGCCAGCTGCATTACGCCAATGAACATTGCTGAGATAACTACCGGCCAAACTCAAAGTAAAACAATCCCTGTGCCACCATCCACTTGCATATTCAACTGCACAGTTAGATGCACCATACGCGTCATTATCCTGATCGTATGTCGAGAAGAGCATCCCACCCTGGTATGACTGAAAGTAACCGTTGTCCTTCGAATTCGCTGTAGATAAGACAGTCATCCCGTACTTATTAGCTTCGTTTTCTACAAGAAAGCTTTTGTAGAAATGCTGTTGGACGTTATTCGCGACAATAAGCTCCACCCCGCCACGTGTCAGCATGTGGATCCGATCATTGCCCAGCCAGCCCCAGCTGGTATTGGTGGTTAAATCGCCGAAGCCAGCCTTGTAGCTCGCCCAGTTTTTATTGAAGTTCGTGAAGGTCGTCGTAGCATTGTTGCGTGCTATCAGAGTCCAACCACCATTATCTGTCGTCATATCGCAATAAACCTGGAAAGCACTAAGACCAATCGGTGCTAGCCAGTAAGTACCGCTGCCGGTAGAATAGCCATCGTTTAGAATCTGAAAGCACGAGCGACCAGCTGTAGCAGCGCTGGCACCATTGCGCAACGGCATGGCAACCACCTGCACCGACCCATCCGGAAACTTGACACCTCCTGTGGTGGATTCGATTGTGCCAGCGACTGAGAGCTTTTGAGTCGGCGAAGTTGTGCCGACGCCGATGTTGCCATCAACTATTATGTTGGTATTTCCAAGAGCACGTATCATTCCGGGAGTGCCAGCCACGGAGCCTCCTGAGCCAGCAAAAAAGATGTCTCGATTTCCATCGGCGGTGTACGTATTGATGTAAAATCCACGGTTTCCCGAGACATTTGTTAAACGAAGATAATTGGACGCATCGCTAGCTAGGCTCATGGTTGTCTCGTTCCCATCACTGATCCGCCGGACTATATAATTATCCGACGCGACTGTACCCACAACGTCCAGCTGCTTATCAGGGCTCGTCGTCCCTACCCCAACGCTACCCTGCACAATGAGTCCATTACTGGGTCCAGCACTGCCGCCTGACGAAGTACCACCACCATAAGTCGATCCGATAGCTACTGAGCCAGCAATGTCGAGCTTATTGTTTGGAGCGATAGCACCGATACCGACCGATCCATTTGCACGCACCACCATCTTGGTCTGCGATAGCGCAGTCGGGATGTCCCACGATCCTCCTTCGCCTGCTACACCGATACCAAGAGCGTCGCTACCACCTGGACAACAGTAATGGAACAAAGCGCTGGCTCGGTATCCCGGACCTCCACCGTAAGCATACCGACTTAGTATCATGGTACCAGTAGCTACGTCGGATACATTGGCGCCGGCAACGTGGAGCATACTTGCTGGATTAGCTATACCTACACCTAAATTCCCATTTGAGACCAGAGACGAAAACACTCCTGTGTTTGGCGCACTTGATCCTATCCCACCTGGAGCGGACCAATTAACTGTTGACGTGGGCACACTCCAGCTACCATCCGCTTTTAGGTACTTACCCGACGCCGCATCACCCGAGGCCGGCGCCGGTACAGCACCTTTAGTACCACCCGCTCCAGAATCGCCGACCATTTGCGGTAGATCACTCGCCAAAATGGTACCAACTGTCACGTTGGCTCCAGACGCAGTCTGTTTGAGATACTGCCCTGCGCCCCCGGTAAGAAGTAAACTGGTCCCCAGGCCCCCGTTACCAACACTCAGGGTACCGCCGACGGCTGCACTTTGACCCAAATCGATAGCACCAAATGCGGGCGCACCACCTGCGCCGGGCACGCGCAGTACACTGT
Coding sequences:
- a CDS encoding DUF1049 domain-containing protein, coding for MRFLSRLANFWLLITFVSFTAYFAVYNHDRVSLHLPPWIEQITMPGYMVHLGFFFGGAAVVSVYFGIDSLRKALIIRRLRRQLRDHGIEGIEDMAPRLERGRASMESGEPTL
- the rsmB gene encoding 16S rRNA (cytosine(967)-C(5))-methyltransferase RsmB translates to MTNSLSLAREVAYDAYVRVMDFGDAPEDATEALYAKHGAALTRLDRNFIKELLFGSLRWHSKILWILQNTAKRDLKQATPEIRAALVVGTYQIFYMDRVPDRAAVNESAEYIRKKGQAQAVSFVNGILRQIARRAEYFAKPDKHTKQVEYLSLQFAHPEWLVRRWLSRFKFDRMEKMLAANNQPPPWTARVNQLKTPLTDVYLLQQQLLREEKAHSERRPLRSSVHLKQAPSLQDGSLFQRGLLTIQDESSQLIGLLVDPQPDERILDCTCGPGGKLTHLYELSEGKAHLTGVEKHPTQMEKAKETWTRLGHGAITWVQSDLLEFKPEQRFDKVLLDAPCSGLGVLRRHPEGKWHKRESLIGTMAELQKRLLAHVLDHLLKAGGELVYSVCSFEPEESEQHVAWIREKYGDRIELLSPVPRLPDYFKRYVTRDNLFQVYAGNQDEMDGFAAFIVRLK
- a CDS encoding DUF4339 domain-containing protein encodes the protein MSEQIWYVYQNGQQLGPFAVLQLKQMIDSKMIPQDAYLFKVGWKDWRPIEETHAELGLTAAAMPDSQAVLKTIAERRDAAPRATISGRVVVHNNSQMVIGSGVNISATGMFVETTDQIFAVGERLKLSVRVEGFARPFNVLAQVVRYNGDPKFPVGYGLRFDEIDQSVAAEIQAAIDRQNRAQAVTQQAAK